The following coding sequences lie in one Acidimicrobiales bacterium genomic window:
- the rimO gene encoding 30S ribosomal protein S12 methylthiotransferase RimO produces the protein MTPRRFWVETLGCPKNEVDSDKLVGTLLADGLLPAPSADEADLVVVNTCAFVEEARQESIDTVIDLGDRRREGAELVVTGCLAERYGTELADALPEADAVVGFGVPVTLTAKPGTSEPAAPSFDLLNLPRPRSLVPWAYVKVAEGCDRACGFCAIPSFRGPQRSRSIDSILAEVDQLDVREVVLVAQDLAAFGRDQGRGTRAIVPLVEAVAARADRVRLLYLYPSDLTDGLIDAICATGVPYFDLSLQHVSPPLLRRMRRWGDGGRFLERIEAIRRREPEAAFRSNFIVGYPGETEEDHDALLRFVDDAQLDWCGFFRYSEEAGTYAADLDGRVDDGLVRERLAELGERQDAITAHRRLSLVGREVQVLVDAPGTGRTHREAPEVDGIVTVPGELAVGTFHTVTVTDAVGPDLHAEAAVLTAVASGAAS, from the coding sequence GTGACGCCGAGGCGATTCTGGGTGGAGACGCTGGGCTGTCCGAAGAACGAGGTCGACTCCGACAAGCTCGTCGGCACCTTGCTCGCGGACGGCCTCCTCCCCGCGCCCTCGGCGGACGAGGCCGACCTCGTGGTGGTCAACACCTGCGCCTTCGTCGAGGAGGCCCGTCAGGAGTCCATCGACACGGTGATCGACCTCGGCGACCGCCGCCGAGAGGGCGCCGAGCTCGTGGTGACGGGATGCCTGGCCGAGCGCTACGGCACCGAGCTGGCCGACGCCCTGCCCGAGGCCGACGCCGTGGTCGGGTTCGGCGTCCCGGTCACCCTCACGGCCAAGCCCGGGACGAGCGAGCCGGCGGCGCCCTCGTTCGACCTGCTCAACCTCCCCCGGCCGCGCTCGCTCGTGCCCTGGGCCTACGTCAAGGTGGCCGAGGGCTGCGACCGTGCCTGCGGCTTCTGCGCCATCCCCAGCTTCCGGGGCCCGCAGCGCTCCCGCTCGATCGACTCGATCCTCGCCGAGGTCGACCAACTCGACGTCCGTGAGGTCGTCCTCGTGGCGCAGGACCTGGCCGCGTTCGGGCGCGATCAGGGTCGGGGCACGCGCGCCATCGTGCCCCTGGTCGAGGCCGTCGCCGCGCGAGCCGACCGGGTCCGCCTGCTCTACCTGTACCCGTCGGACCTCACCGACGGGCTGATCGACGCCATCTGCGCCACCGGTGTCCCCTACTTCGACCTGTCCCTCCAGCACGTGTCGCCGCCGCTGCTGCGACGCATGCGCCGGTGGGGCGACGGCGGGCGCTTCCTCGAGCGCATCGAGGCCATCCGCCGACGCGAGCCCGAGGCCGCCTTCCGGTCCAACTTCATCGTGGGCTACCCGGGCGAGACCGAGGAGGACCACGACGCGCTCCTCCGCTTCGTCGACGACGCCCAGCTCGACTGGTGCGGCTTCTTCCGGTACTCCGAGGAGGCCGGCACCTACGCCGCCGACCTCGACGGCCGGGTCGACGACGGCCTCGTACGTGAGCGCCTCGCCGAACTGGGCGAGCGCCAGGACGCCATCACCGCCCACCGCCGTCTCTCCCTCGTCGGACGCGAGGTGCAGGTGCTCGTGGACGCCCCCGGGACCGGGCGCACGCACCGGGAGGCGCCCGAGGTCGACGGCATCGTCACCGTGCCGGGAGAGCTGGCCGTGGGGACCTTCCACACCGTGACCGTGACCGACGCCGTGGGCCCCGACCTCCACGCCGAGGCGGCGGTGCTCACCGCGGTCGCGAGCGGGGCGGCCTCGTGA
- a CDS encoding ribonuclease J — protein sequence MPKPVKITFLGGLGEIGRNCACIEVKGRIMLIDCGLMFPDADMLGIDLVLPDFTYLRDNADRIEGCIATHGHEDHVGALSYLLRELSFPVYGSALTLGLARGRIEEAGLLKKTELIPVRDGDRIQVGPFDLEFIPVTHSVPHAFATAFHTPQGTILHSGDFKLDLTPVDGRRTDLSRIGALASGDGIRLLLSDSTNADSPGHSRSETEIGAVLYDLFHRHEGRRIITACFASHIHRIQQIADAAVAFGRTVATLGMSMKKNVKLARDMGLLHIPDHALRDIEEVNDLDPGKVCIISTGSQGEPMSALALMASSDSRWLKITEDDTVILSSHPIPGNEFNVNKVVEGLVRLGAEVVHSGISDVHATGHAKQEELKTYLSITKPEWFVPVHGEFLHLTAHAKLGRLMGIPDNRVIQCEDGDQLTLSDDGLALTGSVPAGYLYVDGIVGDVGDGVLRDRRVLAEEGVVVVIVTVDSSTGEVITGPDVITRGWVYAPEADGLLDEASDAVASAIHDAFAEENTHDIESLQRVVRRAAGKFVSSRTKRRPMIVPVVLEA from the coding sequence ATGCCAAAGCCCGTAAAGATCACCTTCCTGGGGGGCTTGGGTGAGATCGGCCGGAACTGCGCCTGCATCGAGGTGAAGGGCCGCATCATGTTGATCGACTGCGGTCTGATGTTCCCCGACGCCGACATGCTCGGCATCGACCTGGTGCTGCCCGACTTCACCTATCTGCGGGACAACGCCGACCGCATCGAGGGGTGCATCGCCACCCACGGCCACGAGGACCACGTGGGCGCGCTGTCCTACCTCCTGCGAGAGCTCTCGTTCCCCGTCTACGGCTCGGCGCTGACCCTGGGCCTGGCCCGCGGTCGCATCGAGGAGGCGGGGCTGCTCAAGAAGACCGAGCTGATCCCGGTGCGCGACGGCGACCGCATCCAGGTCGGGCCGTTCGACCTCGAGTTCATCCCCGTCACCCACTCGGTGCCGCACGCCTTCGCCACGGCCTTCCACACCCCGCAGGGCACGATCTTGCACTCGGGCGACTTCAAGCTCGACCTCACCCCGGTGGACGGCCGGCGCACGGACCTCTCCCGCATCGGCGCCCTCGCCAGCGGCGACGGCATCCGGCTCCTGCTGTCCGACTCCACCAACGCCGACAGCCCCGGGCACTCCCGCTCCGAGACCGAGATCGGCGCCGTCCTCTACGACCTCTTCCACCGGCACGAGGGCCGGCGCATCATCACCGCCTGCTTCGCCAGCCACATCCACCGCATCCAGCAGATCGCCGACGCCGCCGTGGCCTTCGGGCGCACCGTGGCCACCCTCGGCATGTCGATGAAGAAGAACGTGAAGCTGGCCCGGGACATGGGCCTGTTGCACATCCCCGACCACGCGCTGCGCGACATCGAGGAGGTCAACGACCTCGACCCCGGCAAGGTGTGCATCATCTCCACCGGGTCCCAGGGCGAGCCGATGTCGGCGCTGGCCCTCATGGCGTCGAGCGACAGCCGGTGGCTGAAGATCACCGAGGACGACACCGTCATCCTCAGCTCGCACCCGATCCCCGGCAACGAGTTCAACGTGAACAAGGTGGTCGAAGGACTCGTCCGCCTGGGTGCCGAGGTCGTCCACTCGGGGATCAGCGACGTGCACGCCACGGGTCATGCCAAGCAGGAGGAGCTGAAGACCTACCTGTCCATCACCAAGCCCGAGTGGTTCGTGCCGGTGCACGGCGAGTTCCTGCACCTCACTGCCCACGCCAAGCTCGGCCGGCTGATGGGCATCCCCGACAACCGGGTCATCCAGTGCGAGGACGGCGACCAGCTCACCCTCTCCGATGACGGCCTGGCCCTCACGGGCAGCGTCCCCGCCGGCTACCTGTACGTCGACGGCATCGTGGGGGACGTCGGCGACGGCGTCCTGCGCGACCGCCGCGTGCTCGCCGAGGAGGGTGTGGTCGTGGTCATCGTCACCGTCGACTCCTCCACCGGCGAGGTCATCACCGGCCCGGACGTGATCACCCGCGGATGGGTGTACGCGCCCGAGGCCGACGGGCTGCTCGACGAGGCGTCCGACGCCGTCGCGTCCGCCATCCACGACGCGTTCGCCGAGGAGAACACCCACGACATCGAATCGCTCCAACGGGTCGTGCGCCGCGCCGCCGGCAAGTTCGTCAGCAGCCGCACGAAGCGCCGACCCATGATCGTCCCGGTGGTGTTGGAGGCCTAG
- a CDS encoding DNA translocase FtsK 4TM domain-containing protein, producing the protein MAKQPSRSSGASKSRSTRSTGTRTATRKAPPPPPTATERATAFAGKALGGHGADIAGLALIALGIIAGLGIYGDLVGPAGGFLSDATGAFLGLVRWLTPPVLVLLGVVVLRSGPHAEDDPTADAGAGDRPHDQAARLIVGCALLLISVTGLLHLVAGSPEWGDPVADFGDAGGYLGFATGAPLEAVLAVWGAALVLITVGLVGVIVLSRAHVRTAADRTAAGVRPAGSALRQAYQWLFRVGDDRSGAPAAASGSATLFDQDEGAALEPVAPKKALRPAKKRAIEPALEPIESTAREIGPPRAVKGSPWKLPPANLLERAGDHEYDHAQVEATGRELERALAEHGVETRLVGMVVGPTVTRFELELGPGVKVARVTSLHKDIAYAMASPDVRILAPIPGRQAIGVEVPNVRRHLVSVGDILASPEARKATHPLEVAVGRDIAGKAVLANLATMPHILIAGATGAGKSSCINSIITSILMRSTPEQVRMILVDPKQVELGQYERLPHLLTQVVTDPKKAANALAWACKEMDRRYDLLSEAGVRDITGYNAKFDRGELRQGPPPGEGADGDELPAQERMPFILVVVDELNDLMMVAARDVEASITRIAQKARAVGIHLVVATQRPSVNVITGVIKANIPARLAFAVASLQDSRVILDQPGAERLVGKGDMLLLGPTSSVPHRIQGSWVTEEEVRGVVKAWHDQAPDVAYVPGVDGEADPTEGGGGAFGGGDSEDDELLRQAMDLVVRSQLGSTSMLQRKLRVGFARAGRLMDLLEQQGVVGPSEGSKSRAVLMTVEELDGLG; encoded by the coding sequence GTGGCCAAGCAACCCAGCCGATCCTCGGGGGCCTCGAAGTCCCGTTCCACGCGTTCCACCGGAACCCGCACCGCCACGCGCAAGGCCCCGCCCCCGCCCCCCACGGCCACCGAGCGGGCCACCGCGTTCGCCGGCAAGGCCCTCGGCGGCCACGGCGCCGACATCGCCGGCCTCGCCCTCATCGCCCTCGGCATCATCGCCGGCCTCGGCATCTACGGCGACCTCGTGGGCCCCGCCGGCGGCTTCCTGTCCGACGCCACGGGCGCCTTCCTGGGCCTCGTCCGCTGGCTGACGCCGCCGGTGCTCGTCCTGCTCGGCGTCGTCGTGCTGCGCTCCGGCCCGCACGCCGAGGACGATCCGACCGCCGACGCCGGCGCCGGCGATCGCCCCCACGACCAGGCGGCGCGGCTCATCGTCGGGTGCGCCTTGCTGCTGATCTCGGTGACCGGCCTGCTGCACCTCGTGGCCGGCAGCCCCGAGTGGGGCGATCCGGTCGCCGACTTCGGCGATGCCGGCGGATACCTCGGCTTCGCCACCGGTGCCCCCCTCGAGGCCGTGCTGGCGGTCTGGGGCGCGGCCCTGGTCCTCATCACGGTGGGCCTCGTCGGCGTCATCGTGCTCAGCCGGGCCCACGTGCGCACCGCCGCCGACCGCACCGCGGCGGGCGTGCGTCCTGCGGGGTCGGCGCTGCGACAGGCCTACCAGTGGCTGTTCCGCGTCGGCGACGATCGCTCGGGCGCGCCGGCCGCCGCCAGCGGGTCCGCCACCCTCTTCGACCAGGACGAGGGCGCCGCGCTCGAGCCCGTGGCGCCCAAGAAGGCGCTGCGCCCAGCCAAGAAGCGGGCCATCGAGCCTGCGCTCGAGCCCATCGAGTCCACCGCCCGCGAGATCGGCCCGCCCCGTGCGGTCAAGGGCTCGCCGTGGAAGCTGCCGCCCGCCAACCTCCTCGAGCGCGCCGGCGACCACGAGTACGACCACGCCCAGGTCGAGGCCACGGGCCGTGAGCTCGAGCGGGCCCTCGCCGAGCACGGGGTCGAGACCCGCCTCGTGGGGATGGTCGTCGGCCCGACCGTCACCCGCTTCGAGCTCGAGCTGGGCCCCGGGGTCAAGGTGGCCCGGGTCACCAGCCTGCACAAGGACATCGCCTACGCGATGGCGTCGCCCGACGTCCGCATCCTGGCCCCCATCCCCGGTCGCCAGGCAATCGGCGTCGAGGTCCCCAACGTCCGCCGCCACCTCGTCTCGGTGGGCGACATCCTCGCCTCGCCCGAAGCGCGCAAGGCCACCCACCCACTGGAGGTGGCGGTCGGCCGCGACATCGCCGGCAAGGCCGTGCTGGCCAACCTCGCCACGATGCCGCACATCCTCATCGCCGGCGCCACGGGTGCGGGCAAGTCGTCGTGCATCAACTCGATCATCACGTCGATCCTGATGCGCTCGACGCCCGAGCAGGTGCGCATGATCCTGGTCGACCCCAAGCAGGTCGAGCTCGGCCAGTACGAGCGCCTGCCCCACCTCCTCACCCAGGTGGTCACCGACCCGAAGAAGGCCGCCAACGCGTTGGCTTGGGCCTGCAAGGAGATGGACCGCCGCTACGACCTGCTGTCCGAGGCGGGCGTGCGCGACATCACCGGCTACAACGCCAAGTTCGACCGGGGCGAGCTGCGCCAGGGCCCGCCACCCGGTGAGGGCGCCGACGGCGACGAGCTGCCCGCGCAGGAGCGCATGCCGTTCATCCTCGTCGTGGTGGACGAGCTCAACGACCTCATGATGGTGGCGGCGCGCGACGTCGAGGCCTCCATCACCCGCATCGCCCAGAAGGCCCGCGCCGTGGGCATCCACCTCGTGGTGGCCACCCAGCGTCCGTCGGTCAACGTCATCACCGGCGTGATCAAGGCCAACATCCCGGCCCGGCTCGCCTTCGCCGTGGCCAGCCTCCAGGACAGCCGGGTCATCCTCGACCAGCCCGGCGCTGAACGCCTGGTGGGCAAGGGTGACATGCTCCTGCTCGGTCCCACGTCGAGCGTGCCGCACCGCATCCAGGGCTCGTGGGTAACCGAGGAAGAGGTCCGAGGCGTGGTGAAGGCCTGGCACGACCAGGCCCCCGACGTGGCGTACGTCCCGGGCGTGGACGGCGAGGCCGACCCCACCGAGGGGGGCGGCGGCGCCTTCGGCGGCGGCGACAGCGAGGACGACGAGTTGCTCCGCCAGGCCATGGACCTCGTCGTGCGCAGCCAGCTCGGCTCCACCTCGATGCTCCAGCGCAAGCTGCGGGTCGGCTTCGCCCGCGCCGGCCGCCTGATGGACCTGCTCGAGCAGCAGGGCGTGGTCGGGCCCTCCGAGGGCTCCAAGTCGCGGGCCGTGCTGATGACCGTCGAGGAGCTCGACGGGCTCGGCTGA
- the bioB gene encoding biotin synthase BioB, with the protein MSRELIAAAGTALLDERRQLKAEELAGLAAIPDSMVPSLAALAHEVRLAWCGPEVEVEGILSAKTGGCPEDCHFCSQSSKFPLQIQATPFLGTDEVLAAARETAALGASEFCIVLALRGPDERTMGRLLELVPLVRDEVGINVAVSAGILDADQAQRLAAGGVHRYNHNLETARSHFPNIVTTHTWEERHDTCRLVRENGMELCCGVLLGMGETDEQRLELIGELRDVEPAEVPINFLNPRPGTPLADLPLVEPLEAIRWIALFRLGLPSVILRYAGGREVTLRELQTLGMTSGINALIVGNYLTTLGRSPDEDLQMLEDLRMPIGALSKVI; encoded by the coding sequence ATGTCACGGGAACTGATCGCCGCCGCCGGAACCGCCCTTCTCGACGAGCGCCGGCAGCTGAAGGCCGAGGAGCTCGCCGGCCTCGCGGCGATCCCTGACTCGATGGTGCCCTCCCTGGCCGCCCTCGCCCACGAGGTGCGCCTGGCGTGGTGCGGCCCCGAGGTCGAGGTCGAGGGCATCCTCTCGGCGAAGACCGGCGGCTGCCCGGAGGACTGCCACTTCTGCAGCCAGTCCTCGAAGTTCCCCCTCCAGATCCAGGCCACCCCGTTCCTCGGCACCGACGAGGTCCTCGCCGCCGCCCGTGAGACGGCGGCGCTGGGCGCGTCCGAGTTCTGCATCGTCCTCGCGCTCCGGGGTCCCGACGAGCGGACGATGGGCCGCCTCCTCGAGCTCGTGCCCCTGGTCCGCGACGAGGTGGGCATCAACGTCGCCGTCAGCGCCGGCATCCTCGACGCCGACCAGGCCCAGCGGCTCGCCGCCGGCGGGGTCCACCGCTACAACCACAACCTCGAGACCGCCCGGTCGCACTTCCCCAACATCGTCACCACCCACACGTGGGAGGAGCGCCACGACACCTGCCGCCTCGTGCGCGAGAACGGCATGGAGCTGTGCTGCGGTGTGCTGCTCGGCATGGGCGAGACCGACGAGCAGCGCCTCGAGCTGATCGGCGAGCTCCGCGACGTCGAGCCCGCCGAGGTGCCCATCAACTTCCTCAACCCCCGCCCGGGGACACCGTTGGCCGATTTGCCCCTCGTCGAGCCCCTCGAGGCCATCCGCTGGATCGCGCTCTTCCGTCTCGGCCTGCCGTCGGTGATCCTCCGTTATGCGGGCGGGCGCGAAGTCACCCTCCGCGAGCTCCAGACCCTCGGCATGACCTCGGGCATCAACGCCCTCATCGTGGGCAACTACCTGACCACCCTCGGCCGCTCACCCGACGAGGACCTCCAGATGCTCGAGGACCTGCGCATGCCCATCGGCGCGCTCTCCAAGGTCATCTGA
- a CDS encoding ferritin-like domain-containing protein: protein MSTTEATSTEELIGRADVNDLEAILGVTNTDVNELVHHVKDNADCIFTWDYEKGRRPALNKLYEKAKTSQWNGETDLPWDTEVDQEAVVLANAEANAQGMFAGAVDLTGTVFEKWDDKQWIELGIESQNWMLSQFMHGEQGALVCTAKIVETVPWIDAKYYASTQVMDEARHVEVFAKYLDTKLSGHYPINAHLKMLLDDIIEDSRWDMTYLGMQIMVEGLALAAFGFIHAMTQEPLLKQLLRYVMSDEARHVAFGVLSLKEYYEGLDIDEIRERQEFAFEAAVRMRDRLLQQEVWERMGIDSKEAVQAVMLSPERQVFQQMLFSKIVPNCKKLGLLDAGDGWLREKFGEIGVIQFEDWTDTGDEYEAFALSDEELTTAS from the coding sequence TTGTCCACCACCGAAGCCACGTCCACCGAAGAGCTGATCGGGCGCGCCGACGTCAACGACCTCGAGGCCATCCTCGGCGTCACCAACACCGACGTGAACGAGCTCGTCCACCACGTGAAGGACAACGCCGACTGCATCTTCACCTGGGACTACGAGAAGGGCCGACGCCCGGCCCTCAACAAGCTCTACGAGAAGGCCAAGACCTCACAGTGGAACGGCGAGACCGACCTCCCCTGGGACACCGAGGTCGACCAGGAGGCCGTGGTGCTGGCCAACGCCGAGGCCAACGCGCAGGGGATGTTCGCCGGTGCGGTCGACCTGACCGGCACGGTGTTCGAGAAGTGGGACGACAAGCAGTGGATCGAGCTCGGCATCGAGTCCCAGAACTGGATGCTCAGCCAGTTCATGCACGGTGAGCAGGGCGCCCTGGTCTGCACCGCCAAGATCGTCGAGACCGTCCCGTGGATCGACGCCAAGTACTACGCGTCCACCCAGGTGATGGACGAGGCCCGCCACGTCGAGGTCTTCGCCAAGTACCTCGACACGAAGCTCTCGGGGCACTATCCGATCAACGCCCACCTCAAGATGCTGCTCGACGACATCATCGAGGACAGCCGGTGGGACATGACCTACCTGGGCATGCAGATCATGGTCGAGGGCCTCGCCCTCGCCGCCTTCGGGTTCATCCACGCCATGACCCAGGAGCCGCTCCTCAAGCAGCTCCTGCGCTACGTGATGAGCGACGAGGCCCGCCACGTCGCCTTCGGCGTCCTCTCCCTGAAGGAGTACTACGAGGGCCTCGACATCGACGAGATCCGCGAGCGCCAGGAGTTCGCGTTCGAGGCCGCCGTGCGCATGCGGGACCGCCTGCTCCAACAGGAGGTGTGGGAGCGCATGGGCATCGACTCGAAGGAGGCCGTGCAGGCCGTGATGCTCTCGCCCGAGCGCCAGGTCTTCCAGCAGATGCTCTTCTCCAAGATCGTCCCCAACTGCAAGAAGCTCGGCCTGCTCGACGCCGGCGACGGTTGGCTCCGCGAGAAGTTCGGTGAGATCGGCGTGATCCAGTTCGAGGACTGGACCGACACCGGCGACGAGTACGAGGCCTTCGCCCTGAGCGACGAAGAGCTCACCACGGCCTCCTGA
- a CDS encoding YihY/virulence factor BrkB family protein, translated as MARAADLDRGAPTTGDRAEAPAETPAEIPAAGWKAIALRTKDQVKSDSVSILAGGVAFYSVLALFPAMVALLSIYGLVSDPADVTRQIDELSAGLPDEVRRLLVDQLQSVASTSSSSLTVGLLFSVLAAAWAASKGMKALMEAINVAYDEDETRGFVRVRLVAYGFTLGGVLLVVLTVFAITALPALGEHLGPAGRLTASILRWPFLAAVMLLGLAIIYRYAPARRNARWQWVTPGSLTAGLLWVIGSVLFAVYVNNFGSYNDTYGSIGAVVVLMLWLYLTAFVVLLGAELNGEAERQARIDAGDADDATARDEDIAVSPA; from the coding sequence ATGGCACGTGCGGCAGACCTCGATCGAGGCGCTCCCACGACGGGCGACCGAGCGGAGGCGCCGGCGGAGACGCCGGCCGAGATCCCGGCCGCCGGCTGGAAGGCCATCGCGCTCCGGACGAAGGACCAGGTCAAGTCCGACAGCGTCTCGATCCTCGCGGGGGGCGTCGCGTTCTACAGCGTGCTCGCCCTCTTCCCGGCCATGGTCGCGCTGCTCTCCATCTACGGGCTGGTCTCCGACCCCGCCGACGTCACCCGCCAGATCGACGAGCTGTCGGCCGGACTGCCCGACGAGGTGCGGCGCCTGCTGGTGGACCAGTTGCAGTCGGTCGCCTCGACGTCGAGCTCCAGCCTGACGGTCGGCCTTCTCTTCTCCGTCCTGGCGGCCGCCTGGGCGGCGTCCAAGGGGATGAAGGCGCTCATGGAGGCCATCAACGTCGCCTACGACGAGGACGAGACCCGCGGCTTCGTGAGGGTGCGCCTCGTGGCGTACGGCTTCACGCTGGGCGGGGTGCTCCTCGTCGTCCTCACCGTGTTCGCCATCACCGCCCTCCCCGCCCTCGGCGAGCACCTCGGCCCCGCCGGCCGGCTCACCGCGAGCATCCTGCGCTGGCCGTTCCTGGCCGCGGTCATGCTCCTCGGCCTCGCCATCATCTACCGCTACGCCCCCGCCCGTCGGAACGCCCGCTGGCAGTGGGTCACCCCGGGATCGCTCACCGCCGGGCTCCTCTGGGTCATCGGCTCGGTGCTGTTCGCCGTCTACGTGAACAACTTCGGCAGCTACAACGACACCTACGGCAGCATCGGGGCGGTGGTGGTGCTGATGCTGTGGCTCTACCTGACCGCCTTCGTGGTGCTGCTGGGCGCCGAGCTCAACGGCGAGGCCGAACGTCAGGCCCGCATCGACGCCGGCGACGCCGACGACGCCACCGCGCGCGACGAGGACATCGCCGTCTCCCCGGCCTGA
- a CDS encoding enoyl-CoA hydratase/isomerase family protein, giving the protein MRNRVLGQDGPVTEPALPSSDEPLVVTRDGAVATLWLNRPDKRNAVTEAMWAGISRTCAELGDDASVRVLVVRGAGEHFCAGADIGELSGLADRTDYNAVNKAADDALAAFPRPTIAFIQGSCVGGGAEIAISCDLRIAESTARFGITPARLGIVYPPFALERAVAVIGPAAAKHLLYSAELVGAERAHHIGLVHEVHDPGLAEERARSLAHELADERSLLTQQATKEMIASITTTGAVTPEVEARWAALSGEAGDAAEGLAAFLERRPPRFTWTP; this is encoded by the coding sequence ATGCGAAACCGGGTTCTGGGCCAAGATGGGCCGGTGACGGAACCGGCCCTCCCCTCCTCCGACGAGCCCCTCGTGGTCACCCGCGACGGCGCGGTCGCCACGCTGTGGCTCAACCGCCCCGACAAGCGAAACGCGGTCACCGAGGCCATGTGGGCGGGGATCAGCCGCACCTGTGCCGAGTTGGGGGACGACGCCTCCGTCCGGGTCCTGGTGGTCCGTGGAGCGGGCGAGCACTTCTGCGCCGGTGCCGACATCGGCGAGCTGAGCGGTCTCGCCGACCGCACCGACTACAACGCGGTGAACAAGGCCGCGGACGACGCCTTGGCCGCCTTCCCCCGCCCGACCATCGCCTTCATCCAGGGGTCGTGCGTGGGCGGCGGCGCCGAGATCGCCATCTCCTGCGACCTGCGCATCGCCGAGTCCACCGCCCGCTTCGGGATCACCCCGGCGCGCCTCGGCATCGTCTACCCGCCCTTCGCCCTCGAGCGGGCCGTGGCGGTCATCGGGCCGGCGGCCGCCAAGCACCTGCTGTATTCGGCCGAGCTCGTCGGGGCCGAGCGCGCCCACCACATCGGGCTCGTGCACGAGGTGCACGATCCCGGCCTCGCCGAGGAGCGGGCCCGCTCGCTGGCCCACGAACTGGCCGATGAACGCTCGCTGCTCACCCAGCAGGCCACCAAGGAGATGATCGCGTCGATCACCACGACGGGGGCGGTGACCCCCGAGGTCGAGGCCCGGTGGGCGGCCCTGTCCGGCGAGGCCGGCGACGCGGCCGAGGGCCTGGCCGCGTTCCTCGAGCGCCGCCCTCCCCGCTTCACCTGGACCCCGTAG
- the dapA gene encoding 4-hydroxy-tetrahydrodipicolinate synthase: MTARFGEVLVAMVTPFDDDLALDLDAARDLARWLVEQGADGLVLAGTTGEAPTLTDEEKLDLFRAVREAVDVPLLAGTGSFDTAHTIELTRAAAHTGVEGFLVVSPYYSKPSQAGIEAHFRAVGEASDLPFLIYDVPGRTGRRIDTDVVLRLAHEVPTLAGIKDATGDPGASARLVAESPSSFELYSGDDALTLPLLAVGAVGVVGVATHWSAAEHAQMISAFTKGDVDEARRVNALLLESYDFEVSPESPHAVSAKAMLRALGVRVGQCRPPIGPTPDGLEARARAVHDRLKAG, from the coding sequence ATGACGGCACGGTTCGGCGAGGTCCTGGTGGCCATGGTCACCCCCTTCGACGACGACCTGGCCCTCGACCTCGACGCGGCGCGTGACCTCGCCCGCTGGCTGGTCGAGCAGGGGGCCGACGGCCTCGTGCTGGCCGGCACCACCGGCGAGGCCCCCACCCTGACCGACGAGGAGAAGCTCGACCTGTTCCGGGCGGTGCGCGAGGCGGTCGACGTCCCCCTCCTGGCCGGCACGGGCAGCTTCGACACCGCCCACACCATCGAGCTCACCCGCGCCGCCGCGCACACCGGCGTCGAGGGCTTCCTGGTGGTCAGCCCCTACTACTCGAAGCCGTCGCAGGCGGGCATCGAGGCCCACTTCCGGGCCGTGGGCGAGGCCTCCGACCTGCCCTTCCTGATCTACGACGTCCCCGGCCGCACCGGTCGGCGCATCGACACCGACGTGGTGCTCCGACTCGCCCACGAGGTGCCCACCCTCGCCGGCATCAAGGACGCCACCGGCGATCCGGGCGCCTCGGCTCGACTGGTGGCGGAGTCGCCCAGCAGCTTCGAGCTCTACAGCGGCGACGACGCCCTCACCCTGCCCCTGCTCGCGGTCGGCGCGGTCGGCGTGGTCGGGGTGGCCACCCATTGGAGCGCGGCCGAGCACGCCCAGATGATCTCGGCCTTCACGAAGGGCGACGTCGACGAGGCCCGCCGCGTGAACGCGCTGCTGCTCGAGTCCTACGACTTCGAGGTCAGCCCCGAATCTCCCCACGCCGTCTCCGCCAAGGCCATGCTGCGGGCCCTCGGTGTCCGGGTCGGGCAGTGCCGCCCGCCCATCGGCCCCACCCCCGACGGTCTCGAGGCTCGCGCCCGGGCCGTCCACGATCGACTGAAAGCTGGATGA